In the genome of Solibacillus silvestris, one region contains:
- a CDS encoding protein tyrosine phosphatase, with amino-acid sequence MAAAILQAKNYENITVRSAGIYAHEGSDMSLNAKEILHRKNISQSHRSSRFTVEDAQWADLILTMTTAHKEMVLRLVEEAAHKTFTLNEYVAMETGLDIQDPFGGNLQVYEQTYEQLNEAINKLETKLKLEDKI; translated from the coding sequence ATGGCAGCAGCAATTTTACAAGCAAAAAACTATGAGAATATTACTGTGCGTTCAGCAGGTATTTATGCGCACGAAGGCAGTGACATGTCTCTGAACGCAAAAGAAATATTGCATAGAAAAAATATTTCGCAATCGCACCGTTCATCCCGATTTACGGTAGAAGATGCACAATGGGCGGACCTGATTTTAACGATGACGACCGCTCATAAAGAGATGGTCCTCCGTTTAGTAGAAGAAGCGGCACATAAAACGTTTACGCTAAATGAGTATGTAGCGATGGAAACTGGTCTGGATATTCAAGATCCATTCGGTGGAAACCTGCAAGTATATGAACAAACATACGAGCAATTGAACGAAGCAATCAACAAGCTGGAAACGAAATTGAAATTGGAGGATAAAATTTAA
- a CDS encoding chemotaxis protein, with protein sequence MNSQKKVFSLRKKLVLFVGILALITYTCSFVFIEYLRPMFFESTSTSVFQIITYLLGIFWSCALAAVFGLVIVRPLQQLERSANHVAEGKIGQDVEMPKTNDEIRSVAEAFQTMVINLRKMVNGIEDNYKSTDETILKLSEESISVTNNAEQITSNISQISLGAESSAVAIQETVEAIEEVRTLAAEVNNKALHTASRSKNLLTNLTSTTDAIHGVVNSIKKIATDNENSLVNIRELEKNAEQIERIIGLVGDIAGQTNLLALNASIEAARAGEHGKGFAVVAEEVRGLADESASAVQGITTLIHTMQQNVSVVVKQMNEQVSFAVNESSRVSETTSAVEGMTKSVYEMADDVVQISDLVAQQMKNIEHTSHQSQEVAAIAEQTSASAQEVTSASLEQAEAIKQVEELASNLKQQSAELYRMIQQFDRTQ encoded by the coding sequence ATGAACTCTCAGAAAAAGGTCTTTAGTTTGCGCAAGAAGCTCGTATTATTTGTCGGGATATTAGCACTGATTACCTACACTTGCAGTTTTGTATTTATCGAATACTTACGCCCAATGTTTTTTGAATCGACAAGCACAAGCGTATTTCAGATTATTACCTATTTATTAGGGATCTTTTGGTCTTGTGCATTGGCTGCGGTATTTGGTTTAGTCATTGTTCGCCCATTACAGCAATTGGAGCGCAGTGCAAACCATGTAGCGGAAGGTAAAATCGGACAAGATGTCGAAATGCCGAAAACCAATGATGAAATCCGTTCAGTAGCAGAGGCATTCCAAACAATGGTGATCAATTTGCGCAAGATGGTAAACGGGATTGAAGACAATTATAAGTCAACCGATGAAACGATTTTGAAGCTGTCGGAAGAAAGTATTTCTGTAACGAACAACGCTGAGCAAATTACAAGCAATATTAGCCAGATTTCATTGGGGGCTGAATCTTCGGCGGTTGCCATTCAAGAAACAGTGGAAGCCATTGAAGAAGTTCGTACATTAGCCGCGGAAGTGAACAATAAAGCGTTACATACAGCAAGTCGCTCAAAAAACCTTTTAACAAACTTAACGTCTACAACAGATGCCATCCATGGCGTTGTAAACAGTATTAAAAAAATCGCAACAGATAATGAAAATTCATTAGTAAATATTCGTGAGCTAGAAAAAAATGCTGAGCAGATTGAACGGATTATAGGTTTAGTAGGCGATATCGCAGGACAGACGAATCTGCTTGCATTAAATGCATCGATTGAAGCTGCACGAGCAGGTGAGCATGGGAAAGGCTTTGCGGTTGTGGCAGAGGAAGTGCGCGGTCTGGCGGATGAAAGTGCAAGTGCAGTTCAGGGGATTACAACATTGATCCACACAATGCAGCAAAATGTATCGGTTGTCGTTAAACAGATGAACGAACAAGTATCATTTGCGGTAAATGAATCGTCACGTGTTTCTGAAACAACGTCGGCAGTAGAAGGCATGACAAAATCTGTTTATGAAATGGCAGATGATGTCGTCCAAATCTCGGATTTAGTCGCACAGCAAATGAAAAATATCGAACATACATCACACCAGTCACAGGAAGTGGCGGCAATTGCCGAACAAACTTCTGCAAGCGCTCAAGAAGTAACGTCTGCTTCATTGGAACAGGCTGAAGCGATCAAGCAAGTAGAGGAACTGGCAAGTAATTTAAAGCAACAGTCTGCAGAGCTTTATCGAATGATTCAACAATTCGACCGCACACAGTAG
- a CDS encoding cytochrome C, with translation MNKMKYWLLMGVVVAGLAACGDAEDADTTDSVDSTPTESTESSGEKDAAETSDVSAGEKVANASCVGCHGGDLTGSMGPDLTNTSLSKEEIVNVLVNGKGAMPKGTADGEEEAVAEYILSLQ, from the coding sequence TTGAACAAGATGAAGTACTGGTTACTAATGGGTGTAGTCGTAGCAGGTCTCGCTGCATGTGGTGATGCGGAGGACGCGGATACGACAGATTCTGTTGATTCTACACCAACCGAGTCGACTGAATCATCCGGAGAAAAGGACGCAGCTGAAACTTCAGATGTCTCGGCAGGTGAAAAAGTGGCAAATGCCAGCTGTGTAGGATGTCATGGTGGAGACTTAACGGGATCAATGGGACCGGACTTAACGAACACTTCTTTATCAAAAGAGGAAATCGTGAATGTACTAGTCAATGGTAAAGGTGCAATGCCGAAGGGTACAGCAGATGGCGAAGAAGAAGCGGTAGCAGAATATATTTTATCATTACAATAA
- a CDS encoding ribose-5-phosphate isomerase: MRIAISSDHGGNNLRKEIMSLLDEMSISYEDFGPQTDESVDYPDYARPVAERVAAGEFDRGILICGTGIGISIAANKFKGIRCALVHDVFSAKATRCHNDSNVLAMGERVIGPGLAREIVATWLDTQFEGGRHIRRVEKITEIEEG, translated from the coding sequence ATGAGAATTGCAATTTCTTCAGATCACGGCGGTAATAATTTACGTAAAGAGATTATGTCACTACTTGATGAAATGTCAATCAGTTATGAAGACTTTGGTCCACAAACGGACGAGTCAGTAGATTACCCGGACTATGCACGTCCAGTAGCTGAGAGAGTAGCTGCAGGGGAATTTGACAGAGGAATTTTAATTTGCGGGACTGGAATTGGGATTTCGATTGCTGCAAACAAATTTAAAGGGATTCGTTGTGCACTTGTACATGACGTGTTCTCGGCAAAAGCGACACGTTGTCACAATGACTCAAACGTTTTAGCAATGGGTGAGCGTGTAATCGGTCCAGGGCTGGCACGTGAGATTGTTGCAACTTGGTTGGATACACAGTTTGAAGGCGGTCGTCATATTCGCCGTGTTGAAAAGATAACTGAAATCGAAGAAGGGTAA
- a CDS encoding TIGR01440 family protein, with protein MTNLHDLQKDLAQALSEFEQQVKFSEGQLFVIGCSTSEVMGEKIGTAGAFDVAQVLYKEFSIFAQRHKIHLVFQGCEHINRALTLEAAAAKMYHLEPVSVIPVRTAGGSMSAYAFTQMDEPVIVETIQAHYGIDIGQTLIGMHLKAVAVPLRTSVKQLGDAVITLATTRPKLIGGERAQYTVTP; from the coding sequence ATGACAAACTTACACGATTTGCAAAAAGATTTAGCGCAAGCATTATCCGAATTTGAGCAACAAGTGAAGTTTTCTGAAGGTCAGCTATTTGTCATCGGCTGTTCCACATCGGAAGTGATGGGTGAGAAGATTGGAACAGCTGGTGCATTCGATGTAGCGCAAGTTCTATACAAAGAATTTTCAATATTCGCGCAAAGACATAAAATTCACTTAGTTTTCCAAGGCTGCGAGCATATTAACCGAGCGCTGACACTCGAGGCTGCAGCTGCTAAAATGTACCATTTAGAACCTGTTTCGGTCATTCCTGTCCGTACAGCAGGTGGCTCTATGTCTGCATACGCTTTTACACAAATGGATGAGCCTGTAATTGTGGAAACCATCCAAGCACATTACGGGATTGATATCGGTCAAACATTAATCGGCATGCACTTAAAAGCGGTTGCTGTGCCTTTACGAACATCTGTTAAGCAATTAGGCGATGCAGTCATTACGTTAGCGACAACACGTCCGAAACTTATCGGTGGAGAACGTGCGCAATATACTGTAACACCTTAA
- a CDS encoding serine hydroxymethyltransferase (catalyzes the reaction of glycine with 5,10-methylenetetrahydrofolate to form L-serine and tetrahydrofolate), producing MAFEKLAGQDKAILDAILLEKKRQNTNIELIASENFVSEAVMEAQGSYLTNKYAEGYPGKRYYGGCEHVDVVENIARDRAKELFGAAYVNVQPHSGAQANMAVYHTVLKPGDTVLGMNLSHGGHLTHGSPVNFSGILYNFVEYGVTEDTNLIDYEDVRQKALESKPKLIVAGASAYPRAIDFAKFREIADEVGAYFMVDMAHIAGLVAAGEHQNPVPYADFVTTTTHKTLRGPRGGMILTKDEKWEKELNKSVFPGIQGGPLMHVIAAKAVSFGEALQPEFKDYAKQIKANAAALAKSLMDEGVEIVSGGTDNHLLLLNVKSLGLTGKVAEHVLDEVAITTNKNTIPFDTESPFVTSGIRVGTAAVTSRGFKEEDVIEVGKIIASVLKNHEDAAVKEEARKRVEALTAKYPLYA from the coding sequence ATGGCATTTGAAAAATTAGCAGGACAAGACAAGGCAATTTTAGACGCAATTTTATTAGAGAAAAAACGTCAAAACACAAACATCGAACTAATCGCATCAGAAAACTTCGTATCGGAAGCTGTAATGGAAGCACAAGGTTCATATTTAACAAATAAATATGCGGAAGGTTACCCTGGCAAACGCTATTATGGCGGTTGTGAACATGTAGACGTAGTTGAAAACATTGCGCGTGACCGTGCAAAAGAATTATTCGGTGCAGCATATGTTAACGTTCAGCCACACTCAGGTGCACAAGCGAACATGGCAGTTTACCATACAGTTTTAAAACCTGGTGATACAGTACTTGGTATGAACTTATCACACGGCGGTCACTTAACACATGGTTCACCAGTAAACTTCTCTGGCATTCTTTATAATTTCGTAGAATACGGTGTAACTGAAGATACAAACTTAATAGATTATGAAGATGTTCGCCAAAAAGCATTGGAATCAAAGCCAAAATTAATCGTTGCTGGTGCATCAGCTTATCCTCGTGCAATTGACTTTGCAAAGTTCCGTGAGATCGCGGATGAAGTCGGTGCATATTTCATGGTTGACATGGCACATATTGCCGGCTTAGTAGCAGCAGGCGAGCACCAAAATCCAGTACCATATGCAGATTTCGTAACGACAACAACTCATAAAACGTTACGTGGTCCACGTGGCGGTATGATTTTAACGAAAGATGAAAAATGGGAAAAAGAATTAAATAAATCAGTATTCCCAGGTATTCAAGGCGGTCCATTAATGCATGTCATCGCTGCAAAAGCAGTATCTTTCGGCGAAGCATTACAACCGGAATTTAAAGATTACGCAAAACAAATTAAAGCAAATGCAGCTGCACTTGCAAAATCTTTAATGGATGAAGGTGTTGAAATCGTATCAGGCGGTACGGATAACCACTTACTTCTATTAAATGTAAAATCTTTAGGGTTAACAGGTAAAGTAGCTGAGCATGTATTGGATGAAGTGGCCATTACAACAAATAAAAACACAATTCCATTTGATACAGAATCACCATTCGTAACATCAGGTATCCGTGTAGGTACAGCAGCTGTAACTTCTCGTGGTTTCAAAGAAGAAGATGTAATTGAAGTTGGGAAAATCATCGCATCAGTTCTTAAAAATCATGAAGATGCAGCAGTAAAAGAAGAGGCACGCAAACGTGTTGAAGCTCTTACAGCAAAATATCCTTTATACGCATAA
- the upp gene encoding uracil phosphoribosyltransferase (Catalyzes the formation of uracil and 5-phospho-alpha-D-ribosy 1-diphosphate from UMP and diphosphate), translating into MSKVYVFDHPLIQHKLTYIRDKETGTKEFRELVDEVATLMAFEITRDLPLEEIEVETPVTKAKAKVLSGKKMAIVPILRAGIGMVDGVLKLIPAAKVGHIGLYRDPETLKPVEYYAKLPADVEERDFIIVDPMLATGGSAVEAINSLKKRGAKSIKFMCLIAAPEGVEEIQRNHSDVDIYIASLDEKLNDHGYIVPGLGDAGDRLFGTK; encoded by the coding sequence GTGAGTAAAGTATACGTATTTGACCACCCATTAATCCAACATAAGTTAACTTATATTCGAGATAAAGAAACGGGAACAAAAGAATTTCGGGAGTTAGTTGATGAAGTAGCAACATTAATGGCTTTTGAAATTACTCGTGATTTACCGTTGGAAGAAATTGAAGTAGAAACACCTGTAACGAAGGCAAAAGCAAAAGTATTATCAGGGAAGAAAATGGCGATTGTTCCAATTTTACGTGCAGGTATCGGAATGGTAGATGGCGTATTAAAATTAATTCCTGCTGCAAAAGTAGGGCATATTGGTCTTTACCGTGATCCGGAAACATTAAAGCCAGTAGAATATTATGCAAAACTTCCAGCAGACGTTGAAGAGCGTGACTTCATTATTGTTGACCCGATGTTAGCAACGGGTGGATCAGCTGTTGAAGCGATTAATTCACTGAAAAAACGAGGCGCTAAAAGCATTAAGTTTATGTGTCTGATCGCAGCTCCAGAAGGTGTGGAAGAAATTCAAAGAAATCACTCTGACGTAGATATTTACATCGCATCTCTAGATGAAAAATTAAATGATCATGGCTATATCGTACCAGGCTTGGGTGATGCCGGGGATCGTTTATTCGGAACAAAATAA
- a CDS encoding UDP-N-acetyl glucosamine 2-epimerase has product MTKKFKVMTIFGTRPEAIKMAPLVLELEKHPEQIESIVTVTAQHRQMLDQVLETFKIKPDYDLNIMKDRQTLVDVATNALLGLDRVMKEAKPDIVLVHGDTATTFVGSLAAFYNQIAIGHVEAGLRTGQKYSPYPEEMNRQLTGVMADLHFSPTEQSRANLLKENKPAEAIFVTGNTAIDALKTTVSEHYTHPVIEKMGTDRMILLTAHRRENLGEPMRNMFRAIMRLLSEHEDVQVVYPVHMNPAVREVANEILGDNPRVHLIEPLEVFDFHNFAARSYMILTDSGGVQEEAPSLGKPVLVLRDTTERPEGIAAGTLKLAGTDEEVIYKMAKELLINDEAYEAMAHASNPYGDGYASERIVEALLQFAQKQLVKENETAEKVETR; this is encoded by the coding sequence ATGACGAAGAAGTTTAAAGTTATGACGATTTTTGGCACACGTCCGGAAGCAATTAAAATGGCACCTTTAGTGCTGGAACTGGAAAAGCATCCGGAACAAATTGAATCGATTGTTACTGTAACGGCCCAGCACCGTCAAATGCTTGACCAAGTGCTGGAAACATTTAAAATTAAACCGGATTATGATTTAAATATTATGAAAGACCGTCAAACATTAGTGGATGTAGCGACAAATGCGCTTTTAGGACTGGACCGTGTAATGAAAGAAGCGAAGCCTGATATCGTGTTAGTACATGGTGACACGGCGACTACTTTTGTTGGAAGTCTGGCTGCTTTCTATAATCAAATTGCAATTGGCCATGTTGAAGCAGGGCTTCGTACAGGACAAAAATATTCACCTTATCCTGAAGAGATGAACCGTCAGTTAACAGGTGTAATGGCAGATCTGCATTTTTCCCCAACTGAGCAATCACGTGCAAACCTGCTAAAGGAAAACAAACCGGCAGAAGCGATTTTCGTAACGGGTAACACGGCTATTGATGCTTTAAAAACAACAGTAAGTGAACACTATACGCATCCGGTAATTGAAAAAATGGGTACAGACCGCATGATTTTATTAACAGCACACCGTCGTGAAAATCTAGGTGAGCCAATGCGTAATATGTTCCGTGCAATAATGCGTCTGTTGAGCGAGCATGAGGATGTTCAAGTTGTTTATCCAGTGCATATGAATCCGGCTGTTCGCGAAGTAGCCAATGAAATTTTAGGGGATAACCCGCGTGTTCATTTAATTGAACCGTTGGAAGTATTTGATTTCCACAATTTTGCTGCCCGCTCTTACATGATTTTAACGGATTCTGGCGGTGTGCAGGAAGAAGCGCCATCTTTAGGGAAGCCGGTGCTCGTATTACGTGATACGACAGAGCGTCCTGAAGGAATTGCTGCAGGTACTTTGAAGCTTGCGGGAACAGACGAAGAAGTTATTTACAAAATGGCAAAAGAATTGTTAATAAATGACGAAGCATATGAGGCGATGGCACATGCATCGAATCCATATGGAGATGGATATGCTTCGGAGCGTATTGTGGAAGCATTACTGCAATTTGCTCAAAAACAGTTAGTAAAAGAAAATGAAACTGCCGAAAAAGTAGAAACTCGTTAA
- a CDS encoding ATP synthase I has translation MLNLHHVFAMQKKAFFFLLAICTLGWGFSPYDSIFAGLALGAFFGTYNFWILLRRMEKFDRSISEGTKVASIGTALRFGSGVAAVAIAISLPQYFHLISTVIGLMIPYIFLVVERVVHHIKSH, from the coding sequence ATGCTAAATTTGCATCACGTTTTTGCAATGCAGAAGAAAGCGTTCTTTTTTTTGCTTGCTATTTGTACGTTAGGCTGGGGATTTTCGCCATATGATTCTATATTTGCTGGTCTAGCCCTAGGTGCTTTCTTTGGTACGTATAATTTTTGGATTTTACTTCGACGTATGGAAAAATTTGACCGTTCCATTAGTGAAGGGACAAAAGTAGCATCTATCGGTACAGCGCTTCGCTTTGGATCAGGTGTTGCCGCAGTCGCAATCGCAATATCGTTGCCACAATATTTTCACTTAATAAGCACGGTCATTGGGCTGATGATTCCGTACATCTTTTTAGTAGTAGAAAGAGTAGTACATCATATAAAAAGCCACTAA
- a CDS encoding F0F1 ATP synthase subunit A has protein sequence MDHTAPELHLDLGFMTLTFNLSTVLTLLVAAIIVFIIAFVSTRTLALKPTGMQNFMEWIMDFVKNIIKSNMDWKTGGRFHILGITLIMFIAVSNLLGLPMGGIAYGSDLWWKSPTADPVVTMTLASMVLVLTQYYGVKMQGTGGYAKTFFQPMSFMFPLKVIEEFANTLTLGLRLYGNIYAGEILLTLLTGLAVSSAFGFFGAIVPMMAWMGFSIFIGFIQAFIFTMLTMVYMAHKVSTDH, from the coding sequence ATGGATCATACAGCTCCAGAGCTACATTTGGATTTAGGCTTTATGACGCTTACTTTCAACTTATCTACAGTACTAACTCTCTTAGTAGCTGCAATCATCGTATTTATTATCGCTTTTGTTTCAACACGTACACTTGCGTTAAAACCGACTGGTATGCAGAACTTCATGGAATGGATTATGGATTTCGTGAAAAATATTATTAAGAGCAACATGGACTGGAAAACTGGTGGACGTTTCCACATTCTTGGGATTACATTAATCATGTTCATTGCAGTGTCCAACTTACTTGGTTTACCAATGGGTGGTATTGCTTACGGCAGTGATTTATGGTGGAAATCACCAACAGCCGATCCAGTCGTAACAATGACATTAGCGTCGATGGTTCTAGTATTAACACAGTATTACGGTGTGAAAATGCAAGGTACAGGCGGTTATGCTAAAACGTTCTTCCAACCAATGTCATTTATGTTCCCGTTAAAAGTTATTGAAGAGTTTGCAAATACGCTAACTCTAGGTCTACGTCTTTACGGTAACATTTATGCCGGCGAGATTTTACTAACGTTACTAACTGGTTTAGCAGTTTCAAGTGCGTTTGGTTTCTTCGGTGCAATCGTACCAATGATGGCGTGGATGGGATTCTCGATCTTCATCGGGTTTATCCAAGCTTTCATTTTCACAATGTTAACGATGGTATACATGGCTCACAAAGTGAGTACAGACCATTAA
- a CDS encoding ATP synthase F0F1 subunit C translates to MVGSVGLLAAAIAIGLAALGAGIGNGLIVSKTVEGIARQPEARGALQTTMFIGVALVEALPIIAVVIAFIVMNQ, encoded by the coding sequence ATGGTAGGTTCAGTAGGTTTATTAGCAGCAGCAATCGCAATCGGTTTAGCAGCACTAGGTGCAGGTATTGGTAACGGTTTAATCGTTTCAAAAACAGTAGAAGGTATCGCTCGTCAACCAGAAGCACGTGGCGCACTTCAAACTACAATGTTCATCGGGGTAGCGTTAGTAGAAGCATTACCGATCATCGCAGTAGTAATCGCATTCATCGTAATGAACCAATAG
- a CDS encoding ATP F0F1 synthase subunit B (produces ATP from ADP in the presence of a proton gradient across the membrane; subunit B is part of the membrane proton channel), with amino-acid sequence MFLDYLALGAGATGLNLGDAIATLVIFLGLMALLKKFAWGPLMGIMREREELVASGIDAAEKAKKETQALLEEQKSLLKEARTEAQSIIENAKKQGEATREEIVVTARAEANRLKESAVRDIEAEREKAIAAVREEVVSLSVLAASKVLGKEISEADNSALIKETIAKAGEAK; translated from the coding sequence GTGTTTTTAGACTATCTTGCACTAGGTGCAGGCGCAACTGGACTCAACTTAGGTGATGCAATTGCGACGTTAGTGATTTTCTTAGGTTTAATGGCACTTCTTAAAAAGTTCGCTTGGGGTCCTTTAATGGGTATCATGCGCGAGCGTGAAGAGCTGGTTGCAAGCGGAATCGATGCAGCTGAAAAAGCTAAAAAAGAAACACAAGCACTATTAGAAGAACAAAAGAGCCTTCTTAAAGAAGCTCGCACAGAAGCGCAATCAATCATTGAGAACGCTAAAAAGCAAGGCGAAGCAACTCGCGAAGAAATCGTGGTAACTGCACGCGCTGAAGCGAACCGTCTAAAAGAATCTGCTGTTCGTGATATCGAAGCAGAAAGAGAAAAAGCAATCGCTGCTGTACGTGAAGAAGTAGTTTCATTATCAGTACTTGCTGCGTCTAAAGTTCTTGGGAAAGAAATTTCTGAAGCAGACAATAGCGCATTAATTAAAGAAACGATTGCGAAGGCAGGCGAAGCGAAATGA
- a CDS encoding ATP synthase F0F1 subunit delta — MSQSTVANRYAQAIYELALSNNLLAEVGADLREIKTVLATNEEFMALLTAPKISTDRKKELIAQILTGAQPIVVNMVQFLIEKKRLNELTAVADQYQALSAAAQGTADAKVYSTRELTDGERAEISAAFGKLVGKGQLNITNIIDASLIGGVRVQIGNYIFDSTVASKLEDLKRTLVG; from the coding sequence ATGAGTCAATCGACTGTAGCAAATCGCTATGCTCAAGCAATTTATGAATTAGCATTAAGCAACAACCTTCTTGCTGAAGTAGGTGCAGATTTACGTGAGATCAAAACAGTATTGGCTACGAACGAAGAGTTTATGGCATTACTTACTGCTCCGAAAATTTCTACTGATCGTAAGAAAGAGCTTATCGCTCAAATTCTAACGGGTGCACAGCCAATCGTTGTAAACATGGTTCAATTCTTAATCGAAAAGAAACGTTTAAACGAATTAACTGCTGTAGCAGACCAATATCAAGCATTATCAGCTGCCGCTCAAGGTACTGCAGATGCAAAAGTTTACTCAACGCGTGAATTAACGGATGGCGAACGTGCAGAAATTTCTGCTGCTTTCGGCAAGTTAGTCGGCAAAGGGCAACTTAACATTACAAACATTATCGATGCGTCATTAATTGGTGGCGTACGCGTTCAAATCGGCAACTATATTTTCGACAGCACTGTAGCGTCTAAGCTAGAGGACTTAAAACGAACATTAGTTGGCTAA
- a CDS encoding ATP synthase subunit alpha (produces ATP from ADP in the presence of a proton gradient across the membrane; the alpha chain is a catalytic subunit), producing the protein MGIKAEEISSLIKQQIEGYQSELKVSEVGTVITVGDGIARAHGLDNAMAGELLEFSNGVMGMAQNLEEGNVGIVILGDYLGIKEGDEVRRTGRIMEVPVGEALIGRVVNPLGMPVDGLGPINTTKSRPIESPAFGVMARKSVHEPLQTGIKAIDALVPIGRGQRELIIGDRQVGKTSVAIDTILNQQGEDMICIYVAIGQKESTVRNVVETFRKHGALDYTIVVTASASQPAPLLYLAPFAGVSMAEEFMLDGKHVLIVYDDLTKQASAYRELSLLLRRPPGREAYPGDVFYLHSRLLERAAKLNETYKNGSITALPFVETQAGDISAYIPTNVISITDGQIFLQSDLFNSGVRPAINAGLSVSRVGGSAQIKAMKKVAGTLRLDLAAFRELESFAQFGSDLDAITLAKLERGKRTVEVLKQDLNKPLKVEKQVAILYALTKGHLDDIPVQDIVRFENEFLSWLDTNHTNVLDHVRTTKELAPDAEYVEAINAFKKTFAKSE; encoded by the coding sequence ATGGGCATCAAAGCTGAAGAAATCAGCAGTCTGATTAAACAGCAGATTGAAGGTTATCAATCGGAATTAAAAGTAAGCGAAGTAGGTACAGTTATCACTGTTGGTGACGGTATCGCTCGTGCTCATGGCCTCGACAACGCCATGGCTGGAGAGCTTTTAGAGTTCTCAAACGGTGTTATGGGTATGGCACAAAACCTAGAAGAAGGTAACGTTGGTATCGTAATTTTAGGAGACTACCTAGGCATCAAAGAAGGCGATGAGGTTCGTCGTACAGGTCGTATTATGGAAGTACCAGTTGGTGAAGCACTAATTGGCCGTGTTGTAAACCCACTTGGTATGCCAGTGGATGGATTAGGTCCAATCAACACAACAAAATCTCGTCCAATCGAAAGTCCAGCTTTCGGTGTAATGGCACGTAAATCAGTACATGAGCCATTACAAACAGGTATCAAAGCGATCGACGCTTTAGTACCAATCGGTCGTGGTCAACGTGAGTTAATCATCGGTGACCGTCAAGTTGGTAAAACATCTGTAGCGATCGATACAATCTTAAACCAACAAGGCGAAGATATGATCTGTATCTACGTTGCAATTGGTCAAAAAGAATCAACAGTACGTAACGTAGTTGAAACTTTCCGTAAACACGGTGCATTAGATTACACAATCGTTGTAACAGCTTCTGCATCACAACCAGCACCATTACTATACCTTGCTCCTTTCGCAGGTGTATCTATGGCAGAAGAATTCATGTTAGATGGTAAGCACGTTTTAATCGTGTATGATGACTTAACAAAACAAGCATCAGCATACCGTGAACTTTCACTTCTTCTACGCCGTCCTCCAGGTCGTGAAGCTTACCCTGGTGACGTATTCTACTTACACAGCCGTCTACTTGAGCGTGCTGCGAAGTTAAACGAAACATACAAAAACGGTTCGATTACAGCGCTTCCATTCGTAGAAACGCAAGCGGGCGATATCTCTGCATATATCCCAACAAACGTAATCTCAATCACAGATGGTCAAATCTTCTTACAATCTGACTTATTCAACTCTGGTGTACGTCCTGCGATCAACGCTGGTTTATCAGTATCACGTGTAGGTGGTTCTGCTCAAATCAAAGCGATGAAAAAAGTAGCGGGTACATTACGTCTTGACTTGGCAGCATTCCGTGAGTTAGAGTCATTCGCTCAGTTCGGATCTGACTTAGACGCAATCACACTTGCTAAATTAGAGCGTGGTAAACGTACAGTTGAAGTTTTAAAACAAGACTTAAACAAACCACTTAAAGTTGAAAAACAAGTTGCGATCCTTTATGCATTAACTAAAGGTCACTTAGATGATATTCCAGTACAAGACATCGTTCGTTTCGAAAACGAATTCTTAAGCTGGTTAGATACAAACCACACAAATGTTTTAGATCATGTTCGTACAACTAAAGAACTTGCTCCAGACGCAGAGTATGTTGAAGCTATCAATGCGTTCAAAAAGACTTTCGCTAAATCTGAGTAA